One Spirochaeta africana DSM 8902 genomic window carries:
- a CDS encoding nucleotide pyrophosphohydrolase, with the protein MTAAQLLQRIIDFRDQRDWQQFHTKENLAKSVSIEAGELLELFQWGEDPPDDKLSDEIADVLIYCFLLAHEIGQDPLELMQHKLARNEQRFPVDRVRGNNGKATRVEPGAPQDPAPAYKAQQTQQSEQPQKGNS; encoded by the coding sequence ATGACCGCAGCACAACTCCTGCAGCGCATCATCGATTTTCGCGACCAGCGCGACTGGCAGCAGTTTCACACCAAAGAAAACCTTGCCAAGTCGGTGTCCATCGAGGCCGGTGAACTGCTGGAGCTGTTTCAATGGGGCGAGGATCCGCCGGATGACAAGCTTTCCGACGAGATTGCCGATGTGCTTATCTATTGCTTTCTGCTGGCTCACGAGATCGGGCAGGATCCGCTGGAACTGATGCAGCACAAACTGGCGCGCAATGAACAGCGCTTTCCGGTGGATCGGGTCAGGGGGAATAACGGCAAGGCCACGCGGGTAGAGCCGGGCGCGCCACAAGATCCGGCCCCCGCTTACAAGGCACAACAAACACAACAGTCAGAACAGCCACAAAAGGGTAATTCATGA
- a CDS encoding type II toxin-antitoxin system PemK/MazF family toxin translates to MANYSKGDVILIRYPYSDQVAYKVRPAVIVSNQAGRHQTFFAVPITSRIGDLETDEFMLDWEFAKLNVPSSIKRGIVLIQTNMVLKRIGEISSDDFAAVRECIAHWLEL, encoded by the coding sequence ATGGCGAATTACTCTAAGGGTGATGTTATACTCATTCGGTATCCATATTCTGATCAAGTAGCCTACAAAGTACGACCGGCAGTTATCGTTAGCAATCAAGCTGGCCGCCATCAGACCTTCTTTGCTGTACCGATTACCAGCAGAATAGGTGACCTGGAGACTGATGAGTTTATGCTTGACTGGGAATTTGCCAAACTGAATGTGCCTAGCTCGATTAAACGCGGTATAGTGCTTATCCAAACAAATATGGTTCTTAAGCGAATTGGTGAGATCTCATCTGATGATTTTGCAGCTGTGCGTGAATGTATAGCACATTGGCTGGAACTGTAG
- a CDS encoding DEAD/DEAH box helicase — MITFNDLGLIPDLLDAISARGFEIPTPIQAEMIPFLLNEDRDVTGLAQTGTGKTAAFGLPILQKLDLETRSTQALILAPTRELGMQVSREIADYGRNLKGLRTATVYGGAPFGPQIRDLRAGAHIVTATPGRLKDLLDKGIADLSKLRFLILDEADQMLDMGFKDELDAILEAANPQRQTLLFSATMPREVARIASSYMQNPHEIVSGDRNRGSSNVSHYFYRVHASDKYAALRRLIDVQTSMYGIIFCRTREAVKEITNRLSRDGYAADALHGELSQIQRDSVMRRFREGNPALLVATDVAARGLDVDDLSHVVHYDLPDEIAAYTHRSGRTGRAGKTGSSHALVHLREGHKIGRIEQVLGRKIALGKIPSGKDICDSRLLELLGRVTSIEVNEEAIAPYLQSVRDSLEGFDREELLQRFISVEFNRFLAEYGDAPDLNPAPPPTRTRRSGLRDSSEKRFQGKGLPTAPMVCLQINLGRREGVLPPQLIGIINKSTQSHDIRLGRIHIDTEFSEIQVDAAMAERVEKAVAGSNYRGKTIRVKRVEGKSSRGSRPGKPGKSGKRGSKARGNSGPKKNRAKKQGSDTP; from the coding sequence TTGATCACATTTAACGACCTTGGGCTCATCCCGGATCTACTCGACGCTATCAGCGCGCGCGGATTCGAGATCCCGACTCCTATACAGGCTGAAATGATCCCGTTTCTTCTGAATGAGGACCGGGACGTAACCGGACTGGCGCAGACTGGTACCGGAAAAACAGCAGCATTCGGCCTGCCGATCCTTCAGAAGCTCGATCTCGAGACTCGCTCCACACAGGCACTTATCCTTGCCCCGACTCGTGAACTCGGGATGCAGGTATCGCGCGAGATCGCAGACTACGGCCGGAACCTGAAGGGACTGCGCACCGCGACGGTGTATGGGGGAGCCCCCTTCGGCCCCCAGATCCGGGATCTGCGTGCGGGCGCACACATTGTCACCGCAACCCCCGGCCGTCTGAAAGATCTACTGGATAAGGGTATTGCCGACCTCTCGAAGCTCCGGTTTTTGATACTGGACGAAGCCGACCAGATGCTCGACATGGGATTCAAGGATGAACTCGATGCGATTCTTGAGGCGGCAAACCCGCAGCGGCAGACATTGCTTTTTTCCGCGACCATGCCACGCGAGGTGGCGCGCATTGCCTCGAGTTATATGCAGAACCCCCACGAGATTGTCTCCGGCGACCGGAATCGGGGTAGCAGCAATGTGTCGCACTACTTCTACCGGGTGCATGCGAGCGACAAGTATGCCGCGCTCCGCAGGCTTATCGACGTACAGACCAGCATGTATGGCATCATATTCTGCCGCACCCGCGAGGCGGTAAAGGAAATAACCAACCGGCTATCGCGCGACGGGTACGCAGCTGATGCACTGCACGGAGAGCTCTCGCAGATACAGAGAGACTCGGTAATGCGGCGGTTTCGGGAGGGTAATCCGGCTCTGCTTGTCGCTACCGACGTGGCTGCACGCGGGCTTGATGTTGATGATCTCAGTCATGTTGTACATTACGATTTGCCCGATGAAATCGCTGCCTATACGCATAGAAGCGGACGAACCGGCCGCGCCGGCAAGACCGGCTCATCGCACGCGCTGGTACACCTTCGGGAGGGGCATAAGATTGGCCGGATTGAACAGGTGCTCGGACGCAAGATAGCTCTGGGCAAGATTCCCAGTGGCAAGGACATCTGTGATAGCCGCCTGCTGGAGCTTCTCGGCCGGGTGACTTCCATCGAGGTGAATGAGGAAGCAATCGCCCCGTACCTGCAATCAGTACGAGACTCGCTCGAAGGATTCGACCGTGAGGAACTGCTGCAGCGCTTCATATCGGTAGAGTTTAACCGGTTTCTGGCTGAATACGGCGATGCCCCCGATCTGAATCCTGCACCGCCCCCAACCAGAACCCGGCGCAGTGGACTGCGTGACTCCAGTGAGAAGCGGTTTCAGGGAAAAGGGCTTCCCACTGCCCCCATGGTATGTCTGCAGATAAATCTTGGACGGCGCGAAGGTGTGCTGCCCCCGCAGCTTATCGGGATTATTAATAAATCTACACAGTCTCACGACATACGTCTTGGTCGCATTCACATAGACACAGAATTCAGCGAGATTCAGGTAGATGCGGCTATGGCTGAACGAGTCGAAAAAGCGGTTGCCGGGAGCAACTACCGAGGAAAAACCATTCGTGTGAAGCGGGTCGAGGGCAAGAGCAGCCGCGGTTCGAGGCCGGGAAAACCAGGGAAATCGGGAAAGCGTGGCTCCAAAGCACGTGGTAACTCAGGCCCGAAAAAGAACCGGGCAAAAAAGCAGGGGAGTGACACCCCCTGA
- a CDS encoding BrnT family toxin, with amino-acid sequence MPSKYPEEPRFLAIGSIGTSCWTGIFTERGDAVRIISVRRSRVEEVRLYENNKS; translated from the coding sequence TTGCCATCAAAATACCCTGAGGAACCAAGGTTTCTGGCGATTGGAAGCATTGGTACCAGTTGCTGGACAGGCATTTTCACTGAACGTGGCGATGCTGTCCGGATTATTAGCGTTCGAAGATCCAGAGTTGAGGAGGTAAGGCTCTATGAAAACAACAAATCATAA
- a CDS encoding Rpn family recombination-promoting nuclease/putative transposase, whose protein sequence is MSMEHHPHDVFFRSFFSHPDTMQALLQLLRYKQMVWQKDDGPLTPILPILFYHGPDGRISERFSQLFHPETPEHLRPQQVEFQAILYNLSSVHKDRLTAEKNLEFQAALLSLKYARDNMDLMIDELYRLARTGGTVFLSSKRFALVKLYLLHASSLTYDEIEQKIHTRITDPVIREDIMPSTAQMLKQEGRQEGRQEGRLETVHETVVRMLAEDIALDVIARVTGMTIEQIEAIRQQNDQTDQNQS, encoded by the coding sequence ATGAGCATGGAGCACCACCCCCACGACGTGTTTTTTCGAAGCTTTTTCTCACACCCCGATACCATGCAGGCCCTGCTGCAGCTCTTGCGCTACAAGCAGATGGTCTGGCAGAAAGACGATGGTCCGCTTACACCCATCTTGCCGATACTGTTCTACCATGGCCCCGACGGCCGCATTTCCGAACGCTTTTCCCAGCTCTTTCACCCCGAAACACCGGAGCACCTGCGCCCGCAACAGGTTGAGTTCCAGGCAATCCTCTACAACCTCAGCAGTGTCCACAAAGATCGCCTGACTGCCGAAAAGAATCTTGAATTCCAGGCGGCTCTACTCAGCCTGAAGTATGCCCGCGATAACATGGATCTTATGATAGATGAACTGTATCGCCTGGCCCGGACAGGTGGAACAGTGTTTCTGTCCAGTAAACGCTTTGCGCTGGTCAAACTGTACCTGCTGCATGCCAGCAGCTTGACCTATGATGAAATAGAGCAGAAAATACACACAAGGATCACCGACCCGGTGATCCGGGAGGATATTATGCCCAGCACCGCCCAGATGTTAAAACAGGAAGGTCGGCAGGAAGGCCGACAGGAAGGCCGCTTAGAAACCGTTCACGAAACAGTTGTTCGAATGCTCGCGGAAGATATCGCCCTGGATGTCATCGCCCGGGTCACCGGTATGACCATTGAGCAGATAGAGGCAATCCGCCAGCAAAACGATCAAACCGACCAGAACCAATCCTGA
- a CDS encoding glutaredoxin family protein — protein sequence MAVKLYTTPTCGFCTQIKRYLREKRVPFTEYDVSRDLRRADEMMKKSGQAGVPVIDINGKVLVGFDKDKLERSLR from the coding sequence ATGGCAGTCAAACTATACACCACCCCCACATGCGGGTTTTGCACCCAGATCAAACGATACCTGCGCGAGAAACGCGTGCCCTTTACCGAGTACGACGTTTCCCGTGATCTGCGCCGCGCCGACGAAATGATGAAAAAATCCGGCCAGGCCGGCGTGCCGGTCATCGACATCAACGGCAAGGTCCTGGTTGGCTTCGACAAGGACAAACTCGAACGCAGCCTCCGGTAG
- a CDS encoding restriction endonuclease, giving the protein MANVWALKAPDQSSKGKFVTDSVKSGVSRFGWSYIDNADLRNLSQKDWNAMTDSEAHIYSNSAFLMDIEPGDWIVHVNLPNWGECMAARVSAKYYFDPEKNELGKEYSQGGDFRHCIPIDTSSLVIFNRNNKNVLPQISRRLKLQGRYWRIYAVKDFIKSIDNLREGKADKEEISDVGIYYLKDDLEKSFASITKAIHKNHPGKKLEELIAQIFENMDGVINVKRNGSGWKSDHGADLIVDYSTGLPLTGLQKTEKLVVQIKSYTGSHVDVSAVHQIKQAIKRFGADAALIVSTAEPTDSIRIEIENAIEEIKSANEESEKIIPIELIAGNDVAKLLLRYGQNLLFESQ; this is encoded by the coding sequence ATGGCTAATGTGTGGGCGCTAAAAGCTCCAGATCAAAGTTCTAAAGGTAAGTTTGTTACAGATTCAGTTAAGAGTGGTGTTTCAAGATTTGGATGGAGCTATATTGATAACGCTGACTTACGAAACTTGAGTCAGAAAGACTGGAATGCGATGACCGATTCAGAAGCTCACATCTATTCCAATTCAGCTTTCTTAATGGATATTGAGCCAGGAGACTGGATCGTTCATGTAAACCTCCCTAATTGGGGAGAATGTATGGCTGCACGAGTATCTGCAAAGTATTACTTTGATCCTGAGAAGAATGAGCTTGGTAAGGAGTATTCTCAAGGAGGTGATTTTCGCCATTGTATACCTATTGATACTTCATCGCTGGTGATTTTTAATCGGAATAATAAAAATGTGCTCCCGCAAATTAGCAGACGATTGAAGTTACAAGGGAGGTACTGGAGAATTTACGCGGTAAAAGACTTTATCAAATCAATTGATAATCTAAGAGAAGGCAAAGCAGATAAAGAAGAAATTTCTGATGTGGGAATCTATTACCTTAAAGATGATTTAGAAAAAAGCTTTGCGTCTATAACAAAAGCCATCCATAAAAATCACCCCGGGAAAAAACTGGAAGAGTTGATTGCTCAGATATTTGAAAATATGGACGGGGTTATTAACGTAAAACGAAACGGATCAGGATGGAAGTCAGATCATGGTGCTGATCTGATTGTCGATTATTCAACTGGCCTGCCTTTAACCGGCTTGCAAAAAACTGAGAAGCTTGTTGTTCAAATTAAGTCATACACAGGTAGCCATGTTGACGTCTCCGCAGTTCATCAGATAAAACAGGCAATTAAACGATTCGGTGCTGATGCTGCTTTAATAGTATCAACTGCAGAACCGACTGATTCTATTCGTATAGAAATAGAAAATGCTATAGAAGAAATTAAGAGTGCTAATGAAGAGAGCGAGAAGATAATCCCAATTGAACTGATAGCTGGCAATGATGTCGCCAAACTATTGTTGAGGTATGGTCAAAACCTATTATTTGAATCCCAATAG
- a CDS encoding NUDIX domain-containing protein produces MRYVALGKRRINPHRGSWSISGGRRDSGDANYRATALREFREDT; encoded by the coding sequence GTGCGGTATGTGGCGCTTGGCAAACGGCGGATCAATCCGCATCGGGGTAGCTGGAGCATTTCAGGGGGAAGGCGTGATTCGGGCGATGCCAATTACCGGGCAACGGCACTGCGTGAGTTCAGAGAGGATACGTAA
- a CDS encoding AraC family transcriptional regulator, translating into MNWQQRMESAIDYIEQNLEQEISYSCAAAEANCSTFHFLRMFSVVTGTTLGEYIRRRRLSMAALQLSLEGGSIASLAARYGYDSPDAFARAFKREFDTTPSEARMHGVRLRTWPRISFSIVLKGDTAMEFRLEPRPAFSIIGPSITTAAEGGKNFIEIPAFWQRAQQQGDIEKLADAASPDSPLGVMGVCLNDYNEADGSFSYMIAIESPPGGEPPQLSEGCRRVAIPEATWAIFSSRGPMPSAIQEVWKRIYGEWFPASGYNHADAPELEVYSPGDMSAPDYYCEVWIPVVRQ; encoded by the coding sequence ATGAACTGGCAGCAACGGATGGAATCTGCAATTGACTACATCGAACAGAACCTGGAACAGGAGATCTCGTACAGCTGCGCCGCGGCCGAGGCCAACTGCTCGACATTTCATTTTCTGCGGATGTTCAGTGTAGTCACCGGGACCACCCTGGGTGAGTATATTCGCCGCCGTCGGTTAAGCATGGCTGCTCTGCAGCTCTCACTGGAGGGCGGGAGCATAGCCAGCCTGGCAGCACGGTACGGGTACGACTCTCCCGATGCGTTCGCTCGTGCATTCAAACGAGAATTCGACACCACCCCGTCAGAGGCGAGAATGCATGGCGTACGTTTGCGCACCTGGCCCAGGATATCTTTTTCTATCGTACTGAAAGGAGATACCGCAATGGAATTCAGACTGGAACCACGACCAGCATTCAGCATCATCGGACCGAGCATCACTACGGCTGCCGAGGGTGGGAAAAACTTTATCGAGATCCCTGCATTCTGGCAGCGTGCCCAACAACAGGGAGATATCGAGAAATTAGCCGATGCTGCCTCTCCGGATTCCCCGCTCGGGGTTATGGGGGTGTGCCTGAATGACTACAACGAGGCCGATGGGAGTTTCAGCTACATGATCGCGATTGAGTCCCCACCGGGCGGTGAGCCCCCACAGCTGTCGGAGGGGTGTCGCCGCGTGGCGATTCCAGAGGCAACCTGGGCAATATTCAGCTCCCGGGGGCCAATGCCCTCGGCGATCCAGGAGGTCTGGAAGCGCATCTACGGAGAATGGTTTCCAGCCTCCGGGTATAATCATGCTGATGCGCCGGAGCTTGAGGTATATAGCCCGGGTGATATGAGTGCACCGGACTACTACTGCGAGGTGTGGATCCCGGTGGTCAGGCAATAG
- a CDS encoding DUF2075 domain-containing protein: MSTNRVVSYDFSQATLQQLKNDRQYRNWPVIYILENRRQAYIGETTSALQRIRNHLANRERRIFNKLYLIKDEMFNKSATLDLESSLIEYISGDGTYTLQNSNRGLRNHNYYNRQYYEQLFREIWDELRRHDIVKHSIRDIQNSDLFKYSPYKALTDDQAEIVAELEGIITSNRKSLSIIRGEPGSGKTILAIYLVKYLLSGDATAGLKIGIVLPQTSLRATVGQIFRNISGLKKNMVLGPNDVVKEDQQFDLLIVDEAHRLNRRQNLASYSAFDSAARKLGLDPAATDQLDWILQKSRHTVLLYDGKQSVKPSDVAASRFTSLSPEPRQFVLQSQMRVLAGDRYTGYIDAILRQRNPQTQTFPGYDLRLYTRLQPMVSDIQQLNDQYGLCRLAAGFAWDWISRDNPQLFDIEIEDCRLKWNATTRNWINSPNAHTEVGCIHTVQGYDLNYAGVIIGPEITMDNGRVRYHPERYKDRHGKNKSLSPARMVDYILNIYKTLMTRGIRGTFVYACDPHLSHYLAGYLPVYQEGQAGGYGEAKENEPAEQAAEAAPGYGVEEGED, from the coding sequence ATGAGCACGAACAGGGTTGTCAGCTACGATTTCTCCCAGGCGACCCTGCAGCAGCTCAAGAACGACCGGCAGTACCGCAACTGGCCGGTTATCTACATCCTGGAAAACCGCCGGCAGGCCTACATTGGCGAGACCACCAGCGCCCTGCAGCGCATCCGTAATCACCTGGCCAACCGCGAGCGGCGGATCTTCAACAAGCTGTATCTCATTAAAGACGAGATGTTCAACAAGTCGGCCACCCTGGATCTGGAATCATCGCTTATCGAGTACATCTCCGGCGATGGTACCTATACCCTGCAGAACAGTAACCGGGGCCTGCGCAATCACAACTACTATAACCGGCAGTACTACGAACAGCTGTTCCGCGAGATCTGGGATGAACTCAGGCGCCACGATATTGTAAAACACAGCATTCGCGACATACAGAACAGCGATCTGTTCAAGTACTCCCCCTACAAGGCCCTGACCGATGACCAGGCCGAAATCGTGGCCGAGCTGGAAGGCATCATTACCTCTAACCGTAAATCCTTGAGCATCATCCGGGGAGAGCCGGGTTCGGGCAAAACGATCCTGGCAATCTATCTGGTAAAGTATCTGCTCTCTGGCGATGCCACGGCGGGCTTGAAGATCGGTATTGTGCTGCCGCAGACCTCGCTGCGCGCGACGGTGGGGCAGATCTTCAGGAATATCTCGGGCCTCAAGAAGAACATGGTGCTCGGTCCCAATGATGTGGTAAAAGAGGATCAGCAGTTTGACCTGTTGATTGTAGATGAGGCTCACCGCCTGAACCGCCGGCAGAACCTGGCCAGCTACTCTGCCTTCGACTCCGCAGCCCGCAAGCTGGGCCTGGACCCGGCCGCCACCGATCAGCTGGACTGGATTCTGCAGAAATCACGTCACACGGTGCTGCTGTATGATGGCAAACAGAGCGTCAAACCCTCGGATGTTGCTGCCAGCCGCTTTACCTCGCTCAGCCCAGAGCCCCGGCAGTTTGTGCTGCAGTCGCAGATGCGGGTACTGGCAGGTGATCGCTACACCGGCTACATCGATGCCATCCTGCGTCAGCGCAATCCGCAAACCCAGACCTTTCCGGGCTACGATCTGCGCCTGTACACTCGCCTGCAGCCAATGGTCAGCGATATTCAACAGCTGAATGATCAGTATGGTCTGTGCCGGCTGGCAGCAGGCTTTGCCTGGGACTGGATCAGCCGCGACAACCCGCAGCTGTTCGATATAGAGATAGAGGACTGCCGGCTCAAGTGGAATGCCACCACCAGAAACTGGATCAACAGTCCCAATGCCCACACAGAGGTGGGCTGCATCCACACCGTCCAGGGCTACGACCTGAACTATGCCGGGGTAATTATCGGCCCGGAAATTACCATGGACAACGGGCGTGTGCGCTATCACCCCGAACGCTACAAGGACAGGCACGGCAAAAACAAGTCTCTCAGCCCTGCCCGGATGGTAGACTACATCCTGAACATCTACAAAACCCTCATGACCAGAGGCATCCGCGGCACCTTCGTCTACGCCTGCGACCCCCACCTCAGCCACTACCTGGCAGGGTATCTACCGGTGTATCAGGAGGGGCAGGCTGGGGGATATGGGGAAGCGAAGGAGAACGAACCGGCTGAACAAGCGGCAGAGGCTGCGCCGGGCTATGGGGTGGAAGAGGGGGAAGATTGA
- a CDS encoding DUF2281 domain-containing protein, with protein MADIQELVRKLPAEAQHELLDFAEFLLHKYTSTEGKADGDFWNGVSEASLAHVWDNTEDDIYGELL; from the coding sequence ATGGCAGATATTCAGGAGCTGGTCAGAAAGCTGCCTGCAGAAGCCCAGCATGAATTGCTTGATTTTGCAGAATTCCTGCTTCACAAGTATACATCGACAGAGGGGAAAGCCGATGGCGACTTCTGGAATGGTGTAAGCGAAGCTTCGCTGGCACATGTGTGGGATAACACAGAAGACGATATATATGGCGAATTACTCTAA
- a CDS encoding diguanylate cyclase has translation MHIEVTCLESHVRDVFFPYSSILATELQNPAARREFMREVRSAPAYLRPLIRLAVRRDPSTDKALRTLFYEQYRECFSDVVAFLARFLLDRRRAADGGANVDGGVDAADSVVIRIFHPQYLPHTFEHLTALVRRGVQQAGCRLQLDLVPDSGASPGLTDFSTSQLGGYLRMGTAAGLEPAILGEFTARRLSDDCIPIVLGIMYGSEFMARAVDTAVHLLLPVVQENAPVLFSSYTIIGAHYSDTNQLDMANVFFRKAWDILAAAPDLQPTAFSTYFYYKLAVVLSMDRELFSEDAGTIFDRAIEQAEAVGLRWFLPAITRSVSYYYSSLSQGETALAYGLRALELAREQGYPLEVFLCLRNAGVVLQMQKRSDEALEYLDAAASHEVSGVLPVERARIHNSIGFLHFSHGRWQESLAQYTRAFRLLVDAFADENIAEITVTLNNMFEVLLATNNLSAALSYAEMSHQLAAHFTSRRLIRRWNLIQSIVFLTHVSIRLGDMQAARDYLQLFRQHRRVNEHFINVFHQRRLEVLIDRDFSPERISGVMDLVAEQLDDSAYLQIYVVYFYMDLYSATGEHRWHAAAGSLAEKYDIRCFLDAYETPPPLDIAKYREAVPFDLLFAYVGIKKDASDKSHQLLYYRVVHDFGKMIINENSLSVICDFLRTILLENFSARFIFLFVVEDFSYSPVIAEASLAPDTKQELLDGFLTLGTQLLGTHDRGIRIGRSHDYQPNFCDSQSVLLVPIGGDDDSRGFLVVGNSADDNWVYTEEDTHILQSIIDLLHLKMDNIEYVTHMENVNQIDSLTGLYNIRVFQQKSTELLALFARRNIPFCMLVLDADNFKQVNDQLGHLEGNRVIKKTARTLLDTVRAYDIVIRYGGDEFIVLIPDAELTQAVQAAERIRHAIAAAFAAEAVPLTVSVGAGQYANHYQDMEEFFQAVDRALYHAKRTKNCVQPV, from the coding sequence ATGCACATTGAGGTAACCTGTCTGGAATCGCATGTGCGCGATGTGTTCTTTCCGTATAGCTCGATTCTGGCTACAGAGTTGCAGAACCCTGCTGCCAGGCGGGAATTCATGCGGGAGGTACGGTCGGCTCCGGCGTATCTTCGCCCGCTGATCCGGTTGGCGGTGCGCAGAGACCCAAGTACTGACAAGGCGCTGCGCACCCTGTTTTATGAGCAGTATCGCGAGTGTTTTTCGGATGTGGTGGCGTTCCTGGCAAGGTTTTTGCTGGACAGGCGCCGTGCTGCCGACGGTGGGGCAAATGTCGACGGTGGGGTCGATGCCGCAGACAGCGTAGTAATCCGTATTTTCCATCCGCAGTATTTACCGCATACCTTCGAGCATCTGACCGCACTTGTCAGACGGGGCGTGCAGCAGGCCGGGTGTCGGTTGCAGCTGGATCTGGTGCCGGATTCGGGCGCATCCCCAGGCCTCACGGATTTTTCCACGTCTCAGCTGGGTGGGTATCTGCGCATGGGTACGGCTGCCGGTCTGGAACCGGCGATACTTGGGGAGTTTACCGCCAGACGGCTTTCAGACGACTGCATACCGATAGTGCTGGGGATTATGTACGGCAGCGAGTTCATGGCACGGGCTGTCGACACCGCGGTACACCTGCTGCTGCCGGTTGTGCAGGAGAATGCGCCAGTGCTGTTCAGCAGCTATACCATCATCGGTGCGCACTATAGCGATACCAATCAGCTGGATATGGCAAATGTCTTCTTCAGAAAGGCGTGGGATATTCTGGCAGCTGCGCCGGATTTACAGCCGACTGCCTTCAGCACCTATTTCTACTACAAGCTGGCGGTGGTGCTGTCTATGGACCGCGAGCTGTTCAGCGAGGATGCCGGGACAATCTTTGATCGTGCGATCGAGCAGGCCGAGGCTGTCGGCCTTCGGTGGTTCCTGCCGGCTATAACCCGGTCGGTGTCCTACTATTATTCCTCGTTGTCACAGGGGGAAACGGCACTGGCCTACGGGCTGCGTGCCCTGGAACTGGCTCGTGAGCAGGGATACCCGTTAGAGGTCTTCCTGTGCCTGAGAAATGCCGGGGTGGTGCTGCAGATGCAGAAGCGATCGGACGAGGCACTGGAGTATCTCGACGCGGCGGCCAGTCACGAGGTGAGTGGGGTCTTGCCAGTCGAGCGGGCCAGAATACACAATAGCATCGGGTTCCTGCATTTTTCTCATGGGCGCTGGCAGGAGAGCCTGGCGCAGTATACCCGGGCGTTCAGATTGCTGGTTGATGCATTCGCTGACGAAAATATTGCCGAGATTACCGTTACCCTGAATAACATGTTCGAGGTGCTGCTGGCTACCAATAATCTGTCCGCCGCACTCTCCTACGCCGAGATGTCCCATCAGCTGGCAGCCCACTTTACTTCGCGGCGACTGATCCGGCGCTGGAATCTGATTCAATCGATTGTGTTCCTGACGCATGTCTCGATTCGTCTGGGTGATATGCAGGCGGCCCGCGACTATCTGCAGCTGTTCCGGCAGCACCGGCGCGTAAACGAACACTTTATTAATGTTTTTCATCAGCGGCGTCTCGAGGTGCTGATCGACCGTGACTTCAGTCCGGAGCGGATATCCGGGGTGATGGATCTTGTTGCCGAACAGCTCGATGACTCGGCCTATCTGCAGATCTATGTTGTGTATTTCTACATGGATCTCTATTCTGCGACCGGTGAGCACCGGTGGCACGCCGCTGCCGGGAGCCTGGCGGAGAAATATGATATCCGCTGTTTTCTCGATGCATACGAGACACCGCCGCCGCTGGATATAGCAAAATACCGGGAAGCTGTTCCCTTTGATTTACTCTTTGCCTATGTAGGGATAAAAAAAGATGCGTCGGACAAAAGCCACCAGCTGCTGTATTACCGGGTCGTACATGATTTCGGGAAGATGATTATCAATGAGAACAGCCTGTCGGTAATCTGCGATTTCCTGAGAACTATCCTGCTGGAAAACTTTTCAGCCCGCTTTATCTTTCTGTTTGTGGTGGAAGACTTTTCGTATAGCCCGGTTATAGCCGAGGCCAGCCTCGCACCGGATACAAAACAGGAGCTCCTGGATGGATTTCTGACTTTAGGCACACAGCTTTTGGGCACGCATGACCGCGGCATTCGCATTGGTCGCAGCCATGACTACCAGCCGAATTTTTGCGATTCGCAGTCTGTCCTGCTGGTACCCATCGGTGGGGATGACGACTCCCGGGGCTTTCTGGTTGTGGGCAACAGTGCCGATGACAACTGGGTGTACACCGAGGAGGACACGCATATCCTGCAGAGCATTATCGATCTGCTGCATCTTAAAATGGACAACATTGAGTATGTCACCCACATGGAAAACGTCAATCAGATCGACAGCCTGACCGGGCTGTATAATATCCGGGTGTTCCAGCAGAAGTCGACAGAGTTGCTGGCCCTGTTTGCCCGCAGGAATATTCCCTTCTGTATGCTGGTTCTGGATGCGGACAACTTTAAACAGGTGAATGATCAGCTTGGTCACCTGGAGGGCAACCGGGTGATCAAGAAAACAGCCCGGACGCTGCTGGATACTGTCCGTGCATATGATATCGTGATCCGGTACGGAGGGGATGAGTTTATCGTGCTGATTCCGGATGCGGAGCTCACCCAAGCCGTTCAGGCGGCCGAGCGTATCCGCCATGCAATTGCGGCGGCGTTTGCAGCCGAGGCTGTCCCGCTCACGGTCTCGGTGGGCGCCGGTCAGTATGCCAATCACTACCAGGATATGGAGGAGTTCTTTCAGGCTGTCGACCGGGCTCTATACCATGCCAAACGTACCAAAAACTGTGTGCAGCCGGTTTAA